GACTCAGGAGCCCTGGTTTAAGGATCAGGATCTTTTGGTAATAATTCCGGAATTTCTCGGCGTAAAAAGGAACCTGCGGCCTTGAACCCACCACCGACATCTGCCCCAGGATGATATTAAATAGCTGTGGCAGTTCGTCGATCTTATATTTCCTGAGTATAAAACCTATAGCCGTGATGCGTTCGTCATGGAGCCCTTTGGTAAGCCCTAGTTCATCTTCGCTGGATTTTTTCATCGTCCGGAGTTTATAAATACGGAACGGCCTGAAATCCTTCCCGCTTCGCACCTGTGAAAAAACAACCGGAAACCCCTGCCCTGCAATCATGATTATTGCTAAAATCAGCAAAAAGGGCAACAATATTATTGCGGCCACAGTTGAAATTACAATATCGAAAAAGCGTATCAGCATGGTTTAATTTTTGAACAACCTGTAATACCACATCCCGAAATATTCGTGTAAAGCCCGTTCACTCAATTGCATTTTTGACCAGGAAGGATTCCATGAATAAATGGATTTATCGGGATCTTTTTTTACCATGAAACCCGTCGGAACAGCCATCGGGTGTAATCCCGTCCTTCTGAAAGTTTCCATAGCGCGAGGCATGTGTATGGCGCTTGTCACTAAAAAAAAACTACCCTTATCTCCGAAACGCGCCTTAAAATCCCTGGCTTCTTCCCAGGTTGATGATGGTTTTACAAGCAGCAACGTGTCTTTAGGATTCACCCCCAACCCTACTGCTGTATTTGCCAAAACAGTTGCGTTCGGCATCCTGCCCGTGACCGAAAATCCGGAACAGATCAGTTTCCTGCCCGGTTTTTGCCGGTAAAGCATCACACCCTGTACCAAACGTCCCAAAGCACTTTCATTGAGCTGCCCGAAAGGTGGCAACGCGGCATCATTTACATGCCCGCCGCCCAAAACCATTATAGGAATGTCCAGATTCGCATTGGCATCTGAGTAATTTGAGGCATATTGGCTTTCAA
This genomic stretch from Flavobacterium pallidum harbors:
- a CDS encoding sugar transferase, which codes for MLIRFFDIVISTVAAIILLPFLLILAIIMIAGQGFPVVFSQVRSGKDFRPFRIYKLRTMKKSSEDELGLTKGLHDERITAIGFILRKYKIDELPQLFNIILGQMSVVGSRPQVPFYAEKFRNYYQKILILKPGLLSPSAIKFSNEEELLDKVDDPVKYYEETLVPVKCEMDIDLVTGFDLKKYFTVLFSYFKKIIFRA
- a CDS encoding YdcF family protein, with the protein product MGSILNPLLIFWILLILAGIFHKFRFYKTCKGLIIFAVAELYLFTATPLPIVLVHHLESQYASNYSDANANLDIPIMVLGGGHVNDAALPPFGQLNESALGRLVQGVMLYRQKPGRKLICSGFSVTGRMPNATVLANTAVGLGVNPKDTLLLVKPSSTWEEARDFKARFGDKGSFFLVTSAIHMPRAMETFRRTGLHPMAVPTGFMVKKDPDKSIYSWNPSWSKMQLSERALHEYFGMWYYRLFKN